The Clostridium sp. AWRP genome has a window encoding:
- a CDS encoding YlxR family protein has protein sequence MKQKKVPQRMCTGCMEMKPKKELIRIVKSKEGEVSVDPTGKKNGRGAYVCKSVECLEKAFKNKRLQKNLEIQIDETLYQSLKEQIENGR, from the coding sequence ATGAAACAAAAAAAAGTACCACAGAGAATGTGTACAGGATGCATGGAAATGAAGCCAAAAAAAGAACTCATACGAATAGTGAAAAGCAAAGAGGGAGAAGTTTCTGTAGACCCTACAGGAAAGAAAAATGGTAGGGGAGCCTATGTATGCAAAAGTGTGGAATGTTTGGAGAAAGCTTTTAAGAACAAAAGGCTCCAGAAGAATCTTGAAATTCAGATAGACGAAACCTTATACCAAAGTTTAAAGGAACAGATAGAAAATGGTAGATAA
- a CDS encoding ribosomal L7Ae/L30e/S12e/Gadd45 family protein encodes MVDKFLQFMGLIKRAGKLLEGYNKCEEAIRRNRVYFVIMSQDVSKNTWEKFLNYNDKYKVPVVKTIYTGEEIGSAIGSSEIKVVGVTDKNMSKALMNLLKKNEKL; translated from the coding sequence ATGGTAGATAAATTTCTTCAGTTTATGGGATTAATAAAGCGTGCAGGAAAACTTTTAGAGGGATATAATAAATGTGAAGAAGCAATTAGGAGGAATAGAGTCTATTTTGTGATAATGTCTCAAGATGTTTCTAAAAACACATGGGAAAAATTTTTAAACTACAATGATAAATATAAAGTACCAGTTGTAAAGACAATATATACTGGAGAAGAAATTGGAAGTGCAATTGGATCAAGTGAAATAAAAGTTGTAGGGGTTACAGATAAAAACATGAGTAAGGCACTAATGAATTTATTGAAGAAAAATGAGAAACTTTAG
- the infB gene encoding translation initiation factor IF-2, with amino-acid sequence MSKIRIYELAKELNISSKTLISILLDEFGVKVKNHMSVIEEEDAELIKEFMEENESSEDEEEGVEDKYKNLVQENSPKVKKKTIGVKNNTKSKNTQGKKESKDGELQETDRAEIEMEDTITVKEFSEKIGKPSTEVIKQLIFMGVMAAINQEIDFSTAEKLGEKFDVTVLRKEEDINKEAVEQEAEQEDAEDDDPNSEKRPPVITVMGHVDHGKTSLLDAIRKSKVTETEAGGITQHIGAYTVNINGEKITFLDTPGHEAFTAMRARGAQITDIVILVVAADDGIMPQTAEAINHCKAANVPIVVAINKIDRPGANVDKVKQELSDYGLVPEDWGGDTICVPVSAHTKEGIDSLLEMVLLTAEMQEIKANPHRNAKGTVIEAKLDKGRGAVATLLVQNGTLHVGDSIIVGSTYGRIRAMFDDKGKKIKIAGPSIPVEILGLSEVPAAGDRFHQVKDEKTARDIAAKRKQKVREEYLQSAHKVSLEDLYNQIKEGKVKELNIIVKADVQGSIEALKQSLQKLSNEEVKVRVLHGAVGAITETDVTLASASNAIIIGFNVRPDSNAQAAAEKESVDIKTYRVIYNAIEDIKAAMVGMLEPDYKEVVLGKAQIRQTYKISNVGTIAGCYVQEGKIVRNSQVRIIRDGIVIFESELASLKRFKDDVKEVAEGYECGLSIDKFNDIKDGDIVEAYTMEEVKKKEL; translated from the coding sequence TTGTCAAAAATAAGAATATATGAATTAGCCAAAGAGTTAAATATATCCAGTAAAACATTAATATCCATACTTCTAGATGAGTTTGGAGTAAAAGTAAAAAACCATATGAGTGTAATAGAAGAGGAAGATGCAGAACTAATTAAAGAGTTTATGGAAGAAAATGAAAGCAGTGAAGACGAAGAAGAGGGCGTAGAGGATAAATACAAAAATTTAGTGCAGGAGAATTCTCCAAAAGTTAAAAAGAAAACTATAGGTGTTAAAAATAATACTAAAAGTAAAAACACTCAAGGAAAGAAAGAATCAAAAGATGGCGAGTTACAAGAAACTGATAGAGCTGAAATAGAAATGGAAGACACTATAACTGTAAAAGAGTTTTCTGAAAAAATAGGTAAACCATCTACAGAAGTTATTAAACAACTTATATTTATGGGAGTAATGGCTGCTATAAATCAAGAAATAGATTTTAGTACGGCTGAAAAATTAGGAGAAAAATTTGATGTAACTGTACTTCGAAAAGAAGAAGACATTAATAAGGAAGCAGTGGAACAAGAAGCAGAACAAGAAGATGCTGAAGATGATGATCCTAATTCAGAAAAAAGACCGCCAGTTATAACTGTTATGGGACACGTTGACCATGGTAAGACTTCTCTTTTAGATGCTATAAGGAAATCAAAAGTAACTGAGACGGAAGCTGGAGGTATAACCCAGCACATAGGTGCTTATACTGTTAATATAAATGGAGAAAAGATAACTTTCTTAGATACTCCAGGACACGAAGCTTTTACTGCCATGAGAGCAAGAGGAGCTCAAATTACAGATATAGTTATTTTAGTTGTAGCTGCAGATGATGGAATAATGCCGCAAACTGCAGAAGCAATAAATCACTGTAAAGCTGCAAATGTACCTATAGTAGTAGCTATAAATAAAATAGATAGACCAGGAGCCAATGTAGATAAAGTTAAACAGGAATTATCTGATTATGGGCTAGTACCAGAGGACTGGGGTGGAGATACTATATGTGTACCAGTGTCTGCTCATACTAAAGAAGGTATTGATAGTTTACTTGAAATGGTACTTTTAACTGCTGAAATGCAGGAAATTAAGGCAAATCCTCATAGAAATGCAAAGGGAACAGTAATAGAAGCAAAACTGGATAAGGGAAGAGGAGCAGTTGCTACACTTCTTGTTCAAAATGGAACTCTTCATGTTGGAGATTCTATAATAGTTGGAAGTACTTATGGTAGAATTAGAGCTATGTTTGATGATAAGGGAAAGAAAATTAAAATTGCAGGACCTTCCATACCAGTAGAGATACTCGGATTATCAGAAGTGCCTGCAGCAGGAGACAGGTTTCATCAAGTTAAAGATGAAAAGACGGCAAGGGATATAGCAGCAAAGAGAAAACAAAAGGTAAGAGAGGAATATCTGCAGTCTGCTCATAAAGTTTCTCTAGAAGATCTTTATAATCAAATAAAAGAGGGAAAGGTAAAGGAACTTAACATAATAGTTAAGGCAGATGTACAGGGGTCTATAGAAGCATTAAAACAATCCCTTCAAAAGTTATCAAATGAAGAGGTTAAGGTAAGGGTACTTCATGGAGCAGTTGGTGCTATAACAGAAACAGATGTCACATTAGCATCTGCATCAAACGCCATAATAATAGGATTTAATGTTAGACCTGATAGCAATGCCCAGGCAGCGGCAGAAAAAGAATCAGTTGATATAAAAACTTATAGAGTTATATATAATGCAATAGAAGATATAAAGGCTGCTATGGTTGGTATGCTTGAACCTGATTATAAAGAAGTTGTGCTTGGAAAAGCTCAAATCAGGCAGACTTATAAAATATCCAATGTAGGAACTATTGCAGGATGTTATGTACAGGAAGGAAAAATAGTTAGAAACTCCCAGGTAAGGATAATAAGAGATGGTATAGTTATATTTGAATCTGAGCTTGCCTCCTTAAAGAGATTTAAAGATGATGTAAAGGAAGTAGCAGAAGGATATGAATGCGGACTTTCTATTGATAAGTTCAATGATATAAAAGATGGAGATATAGTTGAAGCTTATACCATGGAAGAAGTTAAGAAAAAAGAGTTATAA
- the rbfA gene encoding 30S ribosome-binding factor RbfA: MTNYRSGRINEEMKKEISNIIRNDIKDPRVTAMVSVTKVDVTKDQKYAKVYVSVYGKGKSKEDTFEALKNSAGFIRREVGHRVKLRNTPEIIIELDNTIEYGMHIDKILQEIKENEKNDNE; the protein is encoded by the coding sequence GTGACTAACTACAGAAGTGGAAGAATAAATGAAGAAATGAAAAAGGAAATAAGCAATATAATTAGAAATGATATAAAGGATCCTAGAGTTACTGCTATGGTAAGTGTTACTAAGGTTGATGTTACAAAGGATCAAAAATATGCAAAAGTATATGTGAGCGTTTATGGTAAAGGCAAATCAAAGGAAGATACTTTTGAGGCACTTAAAAATTCAGCAGGTTTTATAAGGAGAGAAGTTGGGCATAGAGTAAAACTTAGAAATACTCCAGAAATAATTATAGAACTTGACAATACTATAGAATACGGCATGCATATAGATAAAATTCTCCAAGAGATAAAGGAGAATGAGAAAAATGATAATGAATGA
- a CDS encoding bifunctional oligoribonuclease/PAP phosphatase NrnA, with product MIMNDIISEIRRSNKIAITFHSSPDGDSIGSALALFQGMKKLGKEVEILSKEKIPESFSFLPCSENINGKKFEVDPEVECVIVLDCGDVKRINADLKFEHGSYTVINIDHHLTNELYGNLNYVDTNSAAVSEIVYQLLKLMDVELDKNIAQCLYTSIITDSGSFRYPSTTCVTHTIAGDLINTGIDFSEIHRIIFENKKFNRIKLYGKAIDSMELIKDSICVISITKDMLSGVGIEGDIDTSDIVNIGMKVNTVEVGILLKEVEDKIKVSLRSKSKVDVRKIAEKFNGGGHVRASGLAVNDKSINEVKDMIVKEVEEELI from the coding sequence ATGATAATGAATGATATTATAAGTGAGATAAGAAGAAGTAATAAAATTGCAATTACTTTTCATTCTTCTCCAGATGGTGACTCTATAGGAAGTGCTTTAGCACTATTTCAAGGCATGAAAAAATTGGGAAAGGAAGTTGAAATACTCTCAAAGGAAAAAATCCCGGAGAGTTTCAGCTTTTTACCCTGTAGTGAAAATATAAATGGCAAAAAGTTTGAGGTGGACCCTGAAGTAGAATGTGTTATAGTACTTGATTGTGGAGATGTAAAAAGAATAAATGCAGATTTGAAATTTGAGCATGGAAGCTATACTGTAATAAACATAGACCATCATCTAACAAATGAATTATATGGAAATTTAAACTATGTAGATACTAATTCAGCGGCTGTATCTGAAATAGTATACCAGTTATTAAAACTTATGGATGTCGAGCTGGATAAAAATATAGCACAGTGTCTTTATACTTCAATAATAACAGACAGTGGATCCTTTAGATATCCTTCAACTACTTGTGTAACTCACACTATAGCAGGAGACTTGATAAATACAGGTATAGATTTTAGTGAAATTCACAGGATAATTTTTGAGAACAAGAAGTTTAATAGAATAAAACTTTATGGAAAAGCAATTGATAGTATGGAGCTTATAAAAGATAGTATTTGTGTAATAAGTATTACAAAAGATATGCTATCTGGGGTTGGTATAGAAGGAGACATAGATACTTCAGATATTGTAAATATAGGCATGAAGGTTAATACTGTAGAAGTTGGAATTTTGTTAAAGGAAGTAGAAGATAAGATAAAAGTCAGTTTGAGGTCTAAATCAAAGGTAGACGTAAGAAAGATAGCAGAAAAATTCAATGGTGGGGGACACGTAAGAGCAAGTGGTCTTGCAGTTAATGATAAATCTATAAATGAAGTGAAGGACATGATAGTAAAAGAAGTTGAGGAAGAACTGATATGA
- the truB gene encoding tRNA pseudouridine(55) synthase TruB, giving the protein MDGILNINKPVGMTSFDVVRKIRSISGNKKVGHTGTLDPIASGVLPICIGGATKFADYIMKSQKVYLAELKLGVNTDTYDREGTIIDTSEVKLDEKSVRDTILSFQGELEQLPPMYSAIKINGKKLYDLARQGIEIERNKRKISIYSIEIINMELPYVVFQVKCSKGTYIRSLCHDIGEKLNCGGIMWNLKRMATGNFNISNSILLEDLQKDSISKYIIPVDKALEEYPKVIVEDEYLKHVLNGITIKDEEFLDKIQEGKIYRVYIHESKFIGIGSRKTFGFRMVKLFVRGN; this is encoded by the coding sequence ATTGATGGAATTTTAAATATAAATAAACCTGTTGGAATGACTTCTTTTGATGTAGTTAGGAAAATTAGATCAATATCAGGTAATAAAAAAGTTGGCCATACAGGTACTCTTGACCCTATTGCATCAGGAGTACTTCCTATTTGTATAGGTGGTGCTACAAAATTTGCAGATTATATAATGAAAAGCCAAAAAGTTTATCTAGCTGAGTTGAAGCTTGGAGTTAATACGGATACCTATGATAGGGAAGGAACTATAATAGATACTTCAGAGGTTAAGCTTGATGAAAAAAGTGTAAGAGATACAATTTTAAGTTTTCAGGGGGAACTGGAACAACTTCCACCTATGTATTCAGCAATCAAGATTAATGGAAAAAAGCTTTATGATTTAGCAAGACAAGGAATAGAAATAGAGCGAAATAAAAGAAAAATCAGCATATATTCTATAGAAATTATTAATATGGAATTACCTTATGTAGTGTTTCAAGTTAAGTGTTCCAAAGGAACTTATATAAGAAGTTTGTGCCATGATATTGGTGAAAAATTGAATTGCGGTGGCATAATGTGGAACCTAAAAAGAATGGCTACGGGAAATTTTAATATTTCAAATTCTATTTTACTAGAAGACCTGCAGAAAGACAGCATATCAAAATACATTATTCCAGTAGATAAAGCGTTAGAAGAATATCCTAAGGTTATAGTTGAAGATGAATATTTAAAACACGTTTTAAATGGTATCACTATAAAAGATGAAGAATTTTTAGATAAAATTCAAGAAGGAAAAATCTATAGGGTATATATACATGAAAGTAAATTTATAGGTATTGGAAGTAGGAAAACTTTTGGATTTAGAATGGTAAAATTATTCGTTAGAGGTAATTAA
- a CDS encoding bifunctional riboflavin kinase/FAD synthetase yields MIIMEDNFKKHFTKSTYIALGSFDGLHLGHINLINKTVKLARNNKANSMVFTFKNHPLFTINPEVSPKILMNNESKISVLKDAGLDIINMANFNEEFMKICPEDFVIHLLNNYRAKGLIVGFNYRFGYKNLGDVSLLKKMSKVHKFSLNVIDSVKYKGQVVSSSIIRTIISDEGDIKKANKLLTRPFMLQGEVIHGKQLGRKLGFPTVNLDYDKRFVIPKGGVYYTIVECNNDLFKGITNVGYNPTTCDNKLSIETHILNFNENMYDKNIKIYFIERIRDESKFGSLTELADQLKKDKMYASKKRIEINLKN; encoded by the coding sequence ATGATAATAATGGAAGATAATTTTAAAAAGCATTTTACGAAAAGTACATATATTGCTTTAGGAAGTTTTGACGGACTTCATTTAGGACATATAAACCTTATAAATAAAACTGTTAAACTCGCAAGAAATAACAAGGCAAATAGCATGGTGTTTACTTTTAAAAATCATCCACTTTTTACAATAAACCCTGAGGTATCTCCTAAAATTTTAATGAATAATGAATCCAAAATAAGTGTATTGAAAGATGCTGGTTTAGACATAATAAATATGGCGAACTTTAATGAAGAATTTATGAAAATATGTCCTGAGGATTTTGTTATTCATCTTTTAAACAATTATAGAGCTAAAGGACTCATAGTTGGTTTTAACTATAGATTTGGATATAAGAACTTGGGAGATGTAAGTTTACTCAAAAAAATGAGCAAGGTACATAAGTTTTCTTTAAATGTTATAGATTCAGTAAAATATAAAGGTCAGGTAGTTAGCAGTTCAATAATAAGAACTATTATATCCGATGAAGGAGATATAAAAAAAGCGAATAAACTTTTGACAAGACCTTTTATGCTGCAGGGCGAGGTAATACACGGTAAACAACTAGGAAGAAAATTAGGATTTCCAACCGTAAACCTTGACTATGACAAGAGATTTGTTATACCTAAAGGTGGTGTATATTATACTATAGTTGAATGTAATAATGATTTGTTTAAAGGTATAACAAATGTAGGTTATAATCCGACTACCTGTGACAACAAATTGAGCATTGAAACGCATATACTTAATTTTAATGAAAACATGTATGATAAGAATATAAAGATATATTTCATTGAGAGAATTAGGGATGAATCAAAATTTGGCAGTTTAACAGAACTGGCAGATCAATTAAAAAAAGATAAGATGTATGCAAGTAAGAAAAGAATAGAAATTAATTTAAAAAATTAA
- the rpsO gene encoding 30S ribosomal protein S15 encodes MEKALKEEIMKKYARHEGDTGSPEVQIALLTERINHLNDHLKIHKKDHHSRRGLLMMVGKRRGLLNYLIKQDIERYRAIIKALNLRK; translated from the coding sequence ATGGAAAAGGCATTAAAAGAAGAAATAATGAAGAAATATGCAAGACATGAAGGAGACACAGGCTCACCAGAAGTTCAGATAGCATTACTTACTGAGAGAATTAATCATTTAAATGATCATTTAAAGATTCATAAGAAAGATCATCATTCAAGAAGAGGTCTTTTAATGATGGTTGGTAAAAGAAGAGGTCTTCTTAACTATTTAATTAAGCAAGATATTGAAAGATACCGTGCTATTATTAAAGCATTGAATTTAAGAAAATAA
- a CDS encoding polyribonucleotide nucleotidyltransferase, whose protein sequence is MSEIIQTTIAGRTLKVDYGKIGRLSNCAFFISYGDTVVLINANASDKPREGVDFFPLSIEYEERLYSVGKIPGGFIKREGKPSEKAILHARAIDRPLRPLFPKGYRNDVQVVCTVVSVDQDNAPDILAINGASLALCMSSIPFTTPVGAVSVGLVDGKFVINPGLEERSKSSLNLTVCATDERVMMVEAGGDEIPEDTMYDAIMFGFEECKKIVAFQKEIMNKYGKQKEEPELYKVEESIEEEVRKFAFQKIKDAMYIMDRDERNAALEDVDKELNEQFSEKYPDNGSDIAEVVYKIKKEIVRNMMLNEHRRVDGRAFDEIRPISCEVGILPRTHGTGLFTRGLTQVMTVATLGSLGDVQILDGVGTEESKRYIHHYNFPSYSTGETRPLRGPGRREIGHGALAEKALEPLIPSEDQFPYTIRLVSEVLSSNGSTSQASICGSTLALLDAGVPIKRPAAGIAMGLITSEDLSKEEIVTDIQGIEDFFGDMDFKVGGTEKGITAIQFDTKIHGLSENCIRETLNRARTARLFILDKIHECIPEAREELSEYAPKTYTMSISPDKIRDVIGAGGKVINKIIAETGVKIDIKEDGKIFVMSEDSSSAKKALKIIENLTREVKAGEIYLGKVTKTTNFGAFVEILPGKEGLVHISKLDFTRVNKVEDVVSVGDKILVKVTDIDNQGRINLSRKDAIKDSEENNSKENSTKENNLKQNK, encoded by the coding sequence ATGAGTGAAATTATTCAAACTACTATTGCTGGAAGAACTTTGAAAGTTGATTATGGTAAAATAGGAAGACTTTCTAATTGTGCTTTTTTTATAAGTTATGGTGATACGGTAGTTTTAATCAATGCTAATGCTTCAGATAAACCTAGAGAAGGAGTGGACTTTTTTCCTTTAAGTATAGAATATGAGGAAAGGTTGTATTCTGTTGGAAAAATACCTGGAGGTTTTATAAAGAGGGAAGGAAAGCCTTCTGAAAAGGCTATATTACACGCAAGGGCAATAGATAGACCGCTTAGGCCATTGTTCCCAAAAGGATATAGAAATGATGTTCAGGTCGTTTGTACGGTGGTATCTGTAGATCAAGATAATGCACCAGATATATTAGCTATAAATGGCGCATCACTGGCTCTTTGTATGTCAAGCATTCCTTTTACCACTCCAGTAGGAGCAGTATCTGTAGGACTTGTAGATGGTAAATTTGTAATAAATCCTGGTCTAGAGGAAAGAAGTAAAAGTAGTTTAAATCTTACAGTATGTGCTACGGATGAGAGAGTTATGATGGTAGAGGCTGGTGGAGATGAAATACCAGAAGATACCATGTATGATGCTATAATGTTTGGATTTGAAGAATGTAAGAAGATAGTTGCATTTCAAAAAGAGATTATGAATAAATATGGAAAACAAAAGGAAGAACCAGAACTCTATAAAGTAGAGGAATCCATAGAAGAAGAAGTTAGAAAATTTGCATTTCAAAAAATAAAAGATGCCATGTACATAATGGATAGAGACGAGAGAAATGCAGCTTTAGAAGATGTGGATAAAGAATTAAATGAGCAATTTTCAGAGAAGTATCCAGATAATGGATCAGATATAGCAGAGGTAGTATATAAGATTAAGAAAGAAATAGTAAGAAATATGATGTTAAACGAACACAGGAGAGTTGATGGAAGGGCTTTTGATGAAATAAGGCCAATAAGTTGTGAAGTTGGTATTCTTCCAAGAACTCATGGAACTGGATTGTTTACAAGAGGCTTGACACAGGTAATGACTGTTGCCACCCTTGGTTCTTTAGGTGATGTACAAATACTTGATGGAGTAGGCACTGAAGAATCAAAGAGATATATACATCATTATAATTTCCCATCTTACAGTACAGGTGAGACTAGACCTTTAAGGGGACCTGGAAGAAGAGAAATAGGACACGGTGCGTTAGCTGAGAAAGCTTTAGAACCACTTATACCAAGTGAGGATCAATTTCCATATACCATAAGACTTGTATCAGAGGTATTGAGTTCCAATGGATCTACTTCCCAGGCAAGTATATGTGGAAGTACACTAGCACTTTTAGATGCAGGAGTTCCTATAAAGAGACCAGCAGCTGGAATAGCAATGGGACTTATAACTAGTGAAGATTTGTCTAAGGAAGAAATAGTTACTGACATACAAGGAATTGAGGACTTCTTTGGAGACATGGATTTTAAAGTTGGTGGAACAGAAAAAGGCATTACTGCCATTCAATTTGATACAAAGATTCATGGATTATCTGAAAACTGTATAAGAGAAACTCTTAACAGGGCAAGGACAGCTAGGTTATTTATATTAGATAAAATTCATGAGTGTATTCCAGAAGCTAGAGAAGAATTATCAGAGTATGCTCCAAAGACATATACGATGTCCATATCTCCAGATAAAATAAGAGATGTAATAGGAGCTGGTGGAAAAGTTATCAATAAGATAATAGCAGAAACTGGTGTAAAGATAGACATAAAGGAAGACGGAAAAATATTTGTAATGTCAGAGGACAGCAGTAGTGCTAAGAAAGCATTGAAGATTATAGAGAACCTTACTAGAGAGGTAAAAGCAGGAGAAATATACTTAGGTAAAGTAACTAAAACAACTAATTTTGGTGCTTTTGTAGAAATACTTCCAGGGAAAGAAGGATTAGTACACATATCAAAATTAGATTTTACCAGAGTTAATAAGGTAGAAGATGTAGTTTCAGTAGGAGATAAGATATTAGTAAAGGTAACTGATATAGACAATCAGGGTAGAATAAATCTATCCAGAAAAGATGCAATAAAGGATTCTGAAGAAAATAACTCTAAGGAAAATAGTACTAAAGAAAATAACTTAAAGCAAAATAAGTAA
- a CDS encoding pitrilysin family protein, translated as MYNLFQLDNGLKVIVENIDYVNSISVGLWVKNGSRNENEENNGISHFIEHMFFKGTSNRTSLEIAECIEDVGGQINAFTGKEATCFYVKALDSHFELAIDVISDMLFNSKFSTEDIEKEKGVIIEEINMNDDSPEDVLSDLHSKAMWGDDSISLPILGNADTVKSFTREELIEYIRSHYIPENSVVSIAGKIDMNTVEKLMEKYFGKWNSNGKSLINYSSPQFLKNHLFKRKSIEQLHISLGVPGVESGNDDIYALLLLNNVYGGGTSSILFQKIREEMGICYSIYSYPASFNNIGVVNIYTGLNVKYSYDVICRIKDELQKFVKEGIESNRLKKAKEQLKGNYVLGLESMSSKMFSNGKSVLFLNKVSTPSDIIDKINKIDQDTIKRVMKNTFCKGIVNSAFVGEKVDIDLMENLLEKDTDLFPKSEHNLL; from the coding sequence ATGTATAATCTGTTTCAATTGGATAATGGACTTAAGGTAATTGTAGAGAATATAGATTATGTAAATTCTATAAGTGTAGGTCTATGGGTAAAAAATGGATCTAGAAATGAAAATGAAGAGAATAATGGTATATCTCACTTTATAGAACATATGTTTTTTAAAGGAACATCAAATAGAACATCTCTTGAAATAGCTGAATGCATAGAAGATGTAGGAGGACAGATAAATGCTTTTACAGGTAAAGAAGCTACATGCTTTTATGTAAAAGCACTGGATTCACATTTCGAACTGGCAATAGATGTTATATCTGATATGCTATTTAACAGCAAATTTTCCACTGAAGACATAGAAAAGGAAAAGGGAGTTATAATTGAAGAGATAAATATGAATGATGATTCTCCAGAAGATGTACTGTCGGATCTCCATAGCAAAGCTATGTGGGGAGATGATTCGATATCATTACCAATACTGGGAAATGCTGATACTGTAAAATCTTTTACAAGAGAAGAACTGATAGAATATATAAGGTCTCATTATATACCTGAAAATTCTGTAGTGTCTATAGCAGGCAAAATTGACATGAATACAGTTGAAAAATTGATGGAAAAGTATTTTGGAAAGTGGAATTCCAATGGAAAGAGCTTAATAAATTATTCTAGCCCCCAATTTTTAAAAAATCATCTTTTTAAAAGAAAAAGTATAGAACAGTTACACATAAGTCTTGGTGTACCTGGAGTTGAAAGTGGCAATGATGATATTTATGCACTTTTGCTTTTAAATAATGTGTATGGGGGAGGAACTTCTTCCATACTATTTCAAAAAATAAGAGAGGAAATGGGAATTTGTTATTCAATTTATTCTTATCCAGCTTCCTTTAATAACATAGGAGTAGTTAATATTTATACTGGATTAAATGTGAAGTATTCTTATGATGTGATATGCAGAATAAAGGATGAACTTCAAAAATTCGTAAAAGAAGGCATAGAGTCTAACAGATTGAAAAAAGCAAAGGAACAATTAAAAGGAAATTACGTACTAGGACTTGAGAGTATGAGTAGTAAAATGTTTAGTAATGGGAAATCAGTCTTGTTTTTAAATAAGGTGAGTACTCCCTCGGATATAATAGACAAAATAAATAAAATAGATCAAGATACTATTAAAAGAGTTATGAAAAATACTTTTTGTAAGGGAATAGTAAATTCTGCTTTTGTAGGAGAAAAAGTAGATATAGATCTTATGGAAAACTTATTAGAGAAAGATACAGATTTATTTCCAAAATCAGAACACAATTTATTGTAA
- a CDS encoding YlmC/YmxH family sporulation protein: MDENIKFYSEMERYEIINVNDGNKYNCLGNNDIIVDSSGNLKILILSESKSKFSIFGKSEFIEVPWEYVKKIGAKTIIIDVEEKSLKRVH; encoded by the coding sequence ATGGATGAAAATATAAAGTTTTATAGTGAAATGGAAAGATATGAAATTATAAATGTAAATGATGGAAATAAATACAATTGCTTGGGAAATAATGACATAATAGTGGATTCTTCTGGAAACTTAAAAATACTTATTTTAAGTGAAAGTAAATCAAAATTTTCAATTTTTGGTAAAAGTGAATTTATAGAAGTACCCTGGGAATATGTAAAAAAAATAGGGGCTAAGACTATTATAATAGATGTAGAAGAGAAATCTTTAAAAAGAGTTCATTAA
- a CDS encoding ATP-dependent Clp protease proteolytic subunit produces MPEDETKNRKLENIKELGSVNVAEGRDNIQILPIIGQIEGHVNLSSETKTTKYEHVIPNLIEIENDKRVEGLLVVLNTVGGDVEAGLAIAEMIRSLSKPTVSLVVGGGHSIGVPLATASDYSFISPSATMIIHPIRMNGMVIGVPQTFEYFNKMQERINEFIVRTSKITGEKLTELMLQTDELLNDMGTILIGKQAVEQGLIDEVGGISQAINKLNEMMAK; encoded by the coding sequence ATGCCAGAAGATGAAACTAAGAATAGAAAATTGGAAAATATTAAAGAACTAGGGTCCGTAAATGTAGCTGAAGGAAGAGACAACATACAAATACTTCCAATAATAGGCCAAATAGAAGGTCATGTAAATCTTTCATCTGAAACTAAAACTACTAAATATGAACATGTGATACCAAATTTAATAGAAATTGAAAATGATAAAAGGGTAGAAGGGTTGCTTGTAGTTTTAAATACCGTAGGAGGAGATGTAGAAGCAGGTCTTGCTATAGCAGAGATGATAAGAAGCTTAAGCAAACCGACGGTATCTCTTGTGGTAGGAGGGGGGCATTCTATAGGTGTGCCACTTGCTACAGCCTCTGATTATTCCTTTATATCTCCTAGTGCAACTATGATTATACATCCAATAAGAATGAATGGTATGGTTATTGGAGTACCTCAGACTTTTGAATATTTCAATAAAATGCAGGAGAGAATAAATGAATTTATAGTTCGAACATCTAAAATAACTGGAGAAAAGTTAACTGAGTTGATGCTTCAGACAGATGAACTTCTAAATGATATGGGTACTATATTGATTGGAAAACAGGCAGTGGAGCAGGGATTAATTGATGAAGTAGGTGGAATAAGTCAGGCTATTAACAAACTAAATGAAATGATGGCAAAATAA